The following proteins are co-located in the Nocardia higoensis genome:
- a CDS encoding cell division protein FtsK, with the protein RKAAEHLADHWGVERVAVTRTAPGRITVRAVRTDPLTIPLTASTPRGPVDPAFFPLGIDEHGEVRGLRFRGVSGYGVYGIPGSGKTSLLLGLIAHYAECPEVQFVVLDGKTSTGLDGDYYDVADRCAAVTGDDLGQANTLLHQISALRRIRSGTIRPTLGTPNLWDVGPSPAWPLVIVIVDECHTYFQQIRDGGDKRLKERNALAAENVLLVEDLAKKGRSVGVLVIPATQKGTGDAIPTQIRDVLTGAVCFATRSDAAAVAALGEDIRQHPEAHPSQYVGEAYVGVATVTAGGREGFLRIRTPYCSPLTAAAAVERGAHLTARPDVLPGLTEGQAHRTAIAWHTTEVPGESPGRVGD; encoded by the coding sequence TCCGCAAGGCGGCGGAGCACCTGGCCGATCACTGGGGTGTCGAGCGCGTAGCCGTCACCCGGACCGCCCCCGGCCGGATCACCGTGCGGGCAGTGCGCACCGACCCCCTGACCATCCCGCTGACGGCCTCGACACCACGCGGGCCGGTGGACCCTGCGTTCTTCCCGCTGGGCATCGATGAGCACGGAGAGGTCCGGGGCCTGCGCTTCCGTGGCGTGTCCGGCTACGGCGTCTACGGCATCCCCGGCAGCGGCAAGACCTCGCTTCTCCTGGGCCTGATCGCGCACTACGCCGAGTGCCCCGAAGTGCAATTCGTTGTTCTCGACGGCAAGACCAGCACGGGCCTCGACGGCGACTACTACGACGTAGCCGATCGGTGTGCGGCCGTCACCGGAGACGACCTCGGCCAGGCGAACACGCTGCTTCACCAAATCTCCGCGTTGCGTCGCATCCGGTCCGGCACCATCCGGCCGACACTTGGCACCCCGAACCTCTGGGATGTCGGCCCGTCGCCTGCCTGGCCGCTGGTGATCGTGATCGTGGACGAGTGCCACACCTACTTCCAGCAGATCAGGGACGGCGGAGACAAGCGGCTCAAGGAACGAAACGCCCTGGCCGCTGAAAACGTGCTGTTGGTCGAAGACCTGGCGAAGAAGGGCCGCAGCGTCGGCGTGCTGGTCATCCCGGCCACCCAGAAAGGCACGGGCGACGCCATTCCCACCCAGATCAGGGACGTACTGACCGGGGCTGTCTGCTTCGCCACCCGGTCGGACGCGGCGGCCGTCGCGGCACTCGGAGAGGACATCCGCCAGCACCCGGAGGCACACCCGTCGCAGTACGTCGGGGAGGCGTACGTAGGCGTAGCCACCGTGACCGCAGGCGGACGAGAAGGGTTCCTACGCATCCGAACCCCGTATTGCTCCCCGCTCACCGCAGCGGCAGCCGTGGAACGCGGCGCCCATCTCACCGCCCGCCCCGACGTGCTTCCCGGGCTCACGGAAGGCCAGGCGCACCGGACCGCTATTGCCTGGCACACAACGGAAGTGCCCGGCGAGTCCCCTGGTCGCGTCGGCGACTGA